The following are encoded in a window of Clostridia bacterium genomic DNA:
- the rimP gene encoding ribosome maturation factor RimP, protein MARKKVEEIVSELALPITEKHSFELVDVEFVKEGANWYLRIYIDKPGGITIDDCQVISEEISDKMDETDPISQSYFLEVSSPGLERPLKKDSDFEKFKGEQVEVKLFQPLDGKKVFEGELVGLVDGQIVIKQGNAENINFDRDKISIVRRVIKF, encoded by the coding sequence ATGGCGAGAAAAAAAGTTGAGGAGATAGTCTCCGAGCTTGCATTACCTATAACGGAAAAACATTCCTTCGAGCTGGTTGACGTTGAGTTCGTCAAGGAGGGTGCAAACTGGTACCTTCGCATATATATTGATAAACCTGGTGGAATAACCATAGACGATTGTCAGGTAATCAGCGAGGAAATAAGTGATAAAATGGATGAGACAGATCCTATATCACAGAGCTATTTTCTTGAGGTGTCTTCTCCAGGTCTGGAAAGACCTCTGAAAAAAGATAGTGACTTTGAAAAGTTTAAGGGTGAACAGGTAGAGGTAAAACTTTTTCAGCCTTTAGACGGCAAAAAGGTATTCGAAGGTGAACTTGTGGGACTGGTAGACGGACAGATTGTAATAAAACAGGGAAATGCGGAAAATATAAATTTTGACAGGGATAAGATTTCTATAGTACGAAGAGTCATAAAGTTTTAA
- the nusA gene encoding transcription termination factor NusA produces the protein MSAELIHALEQLEKEKGIEKGILIEAIEAALISAYKRNFGSTQNVKIMFDTNSGDVKVYALKRVTERPTNDLLEISIEDAKKISKKLEENDTAEVEVTPKKFGRIAAQTAKQVVVQRIREAERGIIFDEYYNKESDIVTGIIQRIEKKNVIIDLGKTEAVLPPAEQTVGEEYRFNNRIKAYVIEVKKTTKGPQIVLSRTHPGLVKRLFELEVPEIHDGTVEVKGIAREPGSRTKIAVFSKDDNVDPVGACVGQKGTRVQAIVDELRGEKIDIIKWSNNPEELISASLSPAKVVRVDVNEEEKSAKATVPDYQLSLAIGKEGQNARLAAKLTGWKIDIKSESQLRASIEQQMFNNDSNYIKQDEDENTEDYE, from the coding sequence ATGAGCGCTGAATTGATACATGCATTGGAGCAGTTGGAAAAAGAAAAAGGAATTGAAAAGGGAATTCTTATAGAAGCTATAGAAGCCGCACTGATTTCTGCGTATAAAAGAAACTTTGGTTCTACTCAAAATGTCAAAATAATGTTTGACACTAACAGTGGAGATGTCAAGGTATACGCACTAAAAAGGGTAACAGAAAGGCCGACTAATGATTTGTTGGAGATTTCTATAGAAGATGCAAAGAAAATAAGTAAGAAGCTTGAAGAAAATGATACTGCCGAGGTAGAGGTTACACCGAAAAAGTTTGGTAGAATTGCTGCTCAGACTGCGAAGCAGGTAGTAGTACAAAGAATCAGAGAAGCGGAACGCGGAATTATATTTGATGAGTATTATAATAAAGAAAGCGATATAGTAACCGGAATTATTCAGAGAATTGAAAAGAAGAATGTAATTATAGATCTTGGAAAAACTGAAGCCGTGTTACCTCCTGCAGAACAGACAGTGGGAGAAGAATACCGGTTTAACAACAGAATAAAAGCATACGTGATTGAAGTCAAGAAAACAACAAAGGGACCTCAGATAGTATTGTCAAGAACGCACCCGGGTCTTGTAAAGAGGCTATTTGAGCTGGAAGTTCCTGAAATACACGATGGAACTGTAGAGGTTAAAGGCATAGCAAGAGAACCCGGTTCAAGAACAAAAATAGCAGTTTTTTCAAAAGATGATAATGTTGACCCCGTTGGAGCTTGTGTCGGACAGAAGGGCACCAGGGTTCAGGCTATAGTAGATGAGCTCAGGGGAGAAAAAATCGATATTATAAAATGGAGTAACAATCCGGAGGAGCTTATATCTGCAAGCTTAAGTCCTGCAAAAGTTGTTCGTGTAGATGTAAATGAAGAAGAAAAATCCGCAAAAGCGACGGTGCCGGATTATCAACTTTCACTTGCTATAGGCAAGGAAGGTCAGAATGCCAGACTCGCAGCCAAGCTGACAGGCTGGAAAATTGATATAAAGAGTGAGTCTCAGCTTAGAGCTTCTATAGAACAACAGATGTTTAACAATGAC